One Nicotiana sylvestris chromosome 12, ASM39365v2, whole genome shotgun sequence genomic window carries:
- the LOC138883152 gene encoding uncharacterized protein — MSSYAKMMKDLMSQKFDFQDLATVTLTQTCSIVVTKSVAEKLPDPGSFTIPCTIGNFAFAKALCDLVASINLMPLAIYKRLGIGRARPTSMLLQLADRTMNIPSSILDDVLIQVGKFVFRADFVILDCRVDEEIPIILVRPFFATWRAIINCETGELKMRSNEEEITFNV, encoded by the coding sequence ATGTCtagttatgcaaaaatgatgaaggacttgatgtcccaaaaatttgacttccaagacttggccacagtgaCTCTAACTCAGACCTGCAGTATTGTGGTAACTAAATCAGTTGCTGAAAAGTTACCTGATCCAGGAAGTTTCACAATTCCCTGCACCATTGGTAACTTTGCTTTTGCCAAGGCACTCTGTGATTTGGTggctagcataaatcttatgcccctggcgatctataagaggttaggtattggaagagctagacccacgtctatgttgttgcagctggctgacagaACTATGAACATACCCTCAAGTATTTTGGATGACGTGTTGAtacaggtagggaaatttgtgtttcgtgcagattttgtgattctagattgtagagtggatgaagaaattcccataattttggtaAGGCCGTTCTTTGCCACATGGCGAGCGATTATTAattgtgaaactggggagctcaagatgaggtcGAACGAAgaggagataacattcaacgtgtag